TTTTGAACAAAAAAATGATTCTACGGTGATCGTAAAAATAATACCAGAAAACACACCCATAAACAATAGTCCCTATTACGCTTTTAGTACTTGGTCTAACGAGCCAAAACCTGTGTATTATACTTTTGAATATCCTGAAGGATACAAACACAGGTATTTTCCAAAATTAAAAGTTGATGGCCACTGGACCATCATAGATTCTAGCGCCGTTTTTGAAAATGATACAATAGTAACCATAAAACTAAATGTAACTAAAAGTCCAATAATAGTTGCAGCTCAAGAAATACAGTCCTCTACCCATGTAAAAGAGTGGTATATAAATTTGGCCAATGAAAACAAGAGCACTATTAAAATAGGTAGTGTTGGAAAATCAAAACTAAATAGAAACTTACCTGTTTTAGATATTGGCATAGGTGAGCCTAAAAATAAAGAAATTATTGTGTTATTAACACGACAGCATCCTCCAGAAGTTACAGGCTATTTTGCTTTTCAAGAATTCTTAAAGACAGTTACAAACAAGTCTGATTTGTCTACTGCTTTTTTGGAAAAATACCGTGTTATTGCATTCCCAATAATGAATCCGGATGGCGTTGATCTTGGGCATTGGCGACATAATGCAGGGGGTATTGATCTCAATCGAGATTGGTCAAAATACCACCAACCAGAAATTAAAAATGCAGTTACTTTTATTACTAAAGAATTAAAGCAAAACAATTCAAAATTAATTTTGGGTCTAGATTTTCATTCCACTTGGTATGACGTTTTTTATACCAATGAAATTAGAGAAGAAACTAGCTTGCCCGACTTTATTTCAAATTGGTTTAAAAAATTAGAGGAAAACATAACGAATTACAAGGTAAACGAGCAGTCAGCAAATAGTACAAAGCCTGTGTCAAAAGGTTGGTTTTTAATGGCGCATAGTGCCGTTGGTATTACCTATGAAATGGGTGATGCCACGCCCAAAGAAACAATACAAGAAATCGGCAAAGCAGCCGCAGAACAAATGATGAACCTCCTTTTAATAAATAACTAACTTAAAATCTTAATTCTATGCAAAAACTATTTTTAATATTACTAATCGCTATAGGAGCGATTTTTAACGGTAATTCCCAGACTATTTCAGGGAATGTAAGTGATCAGTCAGGACCTTTGCCTGGTGCCTCAGTTTTAATAAAAGGCACAACTCAAGGGGCGACTACAGATTTTGATGGTAACTATACTATTGATGCCACTACAGGTCAGATATTAGTATTTTCTTATATCGGCTATAAATCTGAAGAAATAGTTGTCGGGAGTCAAAAGACAATTAATGTAACACTAAAAGAAGATGCTGAAGCTTTAGACGAGGTAGTGGTTTCTGTACTTGGTTTTAAAGAAAAAAGAGATAATGTAGCTTCAACATATTCTGTAATTGGTGCTGAAAGTGTAACGCGATCAAAAGAACCCACTTTAATAAATGGACTAGCGGGTAAAGCGGCTGGTGTAAATATTACTGGGACAAGCGCCGATCCAGGAGCAGGTTCAAACATACAAATTAGAGGGGTGAGTTCCATAAATGGGAGTGCTCCTTTAATTGTTGTGGATGGTATCCCTATTAACAATAGTAATCTTGAAGGTTTTGGTAGCGATGCTGATGCTGGGGTTTCACAACAATCTAGATTAAATGACATTAACCCTGACGACATTGAAAGTATTCAGGTTTTTAAAGGAGCGTCTGCCGGATCTTTGTATGGCTCTAGAGCTTTGGGGGGGGTGATTGTAATTACGACAAAAAGAGGAAAAGCAGGTAAATTAAAAGCATCATTTAGCTCTTCAATCTCAGTCGACCAAATAAATAGAGTTCACTCTTTACAACAAAATTACGGTCAAGGTACTGGAGGTAACTATAGCCCGACGGCGGCAAATTCTTGGGGTGATAAAATTGCGGATCGTTCTGGAGCAGAAGATGTTTTTAATACCTCTGGCAGGTATTTTGAAGCAGCGAATGGCAACCGTTACTATCCCTTAGCTTCGGGTGGTAAAAATTCAAGAGCTGTTTTTAGCGACAGTAATTTTGATCAAGTTTTTCAAAATGGCCTAGCACAAGACACTAAAATAAGCCTCTCTGGGGGTACTGAAAAAGCTACCTTTTACTTCAGTGCAGCGCACCTAGATCAAGTGGGTATTATGAAAAATAGTGATTACAAAAGAAACTCATTAAGCTTTGGAAATACCTATAAATTTAACGATTGGTTAAGCACCTCAGCGAAAATTGCTTATACCAATAGTAGTTCAAACAGAATTCAGCAAGGTTCTAATACCGCAGGTATTTATTTGGGTTTATTAAGAAATCCAGCAGATTTTGATATTAGTGATTACATTGGAACCTATTACGATAACAATGGAAACCCAACGCCCTTTAGACATAGAAGTTACAGAAGGTATTTAGGTGATACTGCTAACCCAACCTATAACAACCCGTTATGGACTATATATGAACAAACTAGTGATACAAAAGTGGAACGTTTTTTAAGTTCTATTGATTTTAATATCAATGCTGCACCGTGGCTAAACTTTGTTATTAGAGGTGGTCTAGATTATTTTAACGATGATCGGGTTTATTTTCAACCCTTATTTTCAGGTGATGGCGCTAACAACGGTCGCTACAAAAATGAAATTTTTCAAAATAAAGAAATATCAACCGACTTTATTTCTTTAATGAACTTTCAACTGTCAGAAGGTTTAAGCACCAATATTACTTTAGGAGCAGCTTTAAATGATAGAACAAGAAAGCAAACTTACGTTGAGGCTATAGACTTTTTATACAATAGTAGATTACAAAACCCGTCTATTTCAAATAACATTGACACCCAACAAAGAGACTTAATTTTAAGAAATGTTCGTTTTTATGGGCAGACCGCTTTTGAGTTTCAAGATCTTATGAACCTTAATTTAGGTCTTACCTACGAGGATGCTTCTTCTAGTTCAAAATCTATCATGTATCCTAGTGCAGAATTTGCCTTAAAGTTTAGCAATCTATTTGATTTAAGTACCAGTAGTGCCTTATCATTTGCAAAGTTACGTTTGGCCTATGGAGAAGTAGGATTAGCTCCAGATGCACATAATTTTGAAACAGGTTATGAAACGGCTTCGTATTCGACCTATTCAGATGCTATTTCTTTATTTGCTTTTGGCGGTGGTTTTAGACTAAATGATGACCAAGGAAATCCAAATTTAGAATTTGAAAAGAAAAGAGAATATGAGATAGGTTTAGATTTTAGATTTTTTAGAAATAGACTGTCTTTATCTGGTACCTATTATTATAACAATACGAGAGACATGATTTTAAACGTTAGCTTAGATCCCTCTTCTGGTTTTGATTCGTTTTTAGGAAATATTGGCGAACTGGAAAACAAAGGACTTGAGCTAGAATTTAATTATGATTTTCTCAAGAAAGAAGACCTAACCTTAAGTTTATTTGGTAATTACTCACAAAACAGAAACGAAATTCTGGATTTAAAAGGCTTTCCTGGTCCTAATTTTAGTCCTGGCTCCTCTATTAATGTAACGGCACTGGTGGGGCAACCTGTTAGTGTTTTAACAGGTAGTGCAGCATTGCGTAATACAGATGGGAGTTTAGATTTGGATGCCAACGGTTTTCCTCAATTAGATACTTCTGGAGATAAGGTTTTGGGTGATCCCAACCCGGATTGGAAAGGGGCTTTAGGATTTAGAGCTAACTATAAAAATTTATCCCTAAATGTTTTGTTTGAAACTAGCCAAGGAAATGATATTGGTGAAAGAACTCGTTATGTACTTTATGGTTTTGGAACACATGGTGATGTTGGCAATGAAGTAACCTTAACACAAGATTTAATAAATAGTGCAGGTACCACCTTTGCAGCTGGATCAACAGTTCGTGGTAACATTCAAGATTTTGGAGGGGGTCCAGTTTTACTTGATGAAAGCTGGTACACTAGTCTTGGTGGTGGTTTTGGTGGTTCTGTGATTAATGAGTTTGCTATCGGAGATGCTAGCTGGACGCGTTTACGAGAATTGAGTTTGGCCTATACCTTAGATGGTAAAGGCATCAAAAAAACAGGCTTAGAATCGATCCAAATTTCTGCAACAGGTAGAAACCTATTTTTATGGACGAAAATTGATGGCATTGACCCAGATGTAAGTCAATTCTCAGGACTGGGTAAAGGATTAGATTATTTTACCAATCCTAGTTCAAAATCTGTTGTTTTTGGTATAACTATTAACTATTAAAAATATAACTATGAAAAAATATATTAACAAAATAATATATAGCATGTTGCTCCTTTCTTTTATAGGTTGTGACTCCTATTTAGATGTAAACGAAGATCCTAACGTGGCGATAGACGTTCCTCCCATCTTAATTTTTAAAGGGATGGAATTAGCCGATGTTCAAATCAACTCTGGTCATTTAATGCGAATTTCTCAAATGTGGTCAGGTCAAATGAGAGGTATAAATAGTTTGTACCAAAGAATTAATGATTATAATATTGCACCCGAAGAATCAAATTCTAACTGGGCACATTTGTACCACGGCGTTATCACTCAAAATAGGATTATTCAAGAAACTTCAGACGATAACCTTTTAAAAGGAATGGCCAACGTGCTTGAAGCTCATGCTATAGGGACTTCTGCATCGCTTTTTGGAGACATCCCCTATTCTGATGTTGGAAATCCAGAAGGTGCTGCATTTGATGGTCAATTAAGCATTTTTGAAGCCGCTCAGATACTTTTAACAGAAGCCATCGCCCAACTTGGAAACGTCCCTACAACGAGGCGGTTTTCAGACGATATTCTATTAGGAGGAAGATCTGTTTCTTGGATTCAAGTAGCCTATACCTTAAAAGCGCGCTACTATTTAATGAATGGTCAATATGGGGAAGCCTATCAAAATGCACTCCTGGGAGTCAATGCTGCAACCAATTCTTTACGCTATGCAGCTTCCTATGCTGAATATGGTACATCTGACGAAAACAGTAGCTTATATAACCTTATTTTAAGAGGTAGTAGAGCTGGAGATTTAACTACGGATGGTTCGTATATTCAAGACATTCTTTTAAACCCATTAAATGTTACTTCAAGAAATAATGCAAAAACCAATGAATCAAAAAGAAGAGATTTTTATGTTTTAGATCAAGCAAAAATTAACGCAAACAGGTTAAGTGCAGGAAATGCCACTATGCCCTTAGTTACTTATGAAGAGAACTTAATGATTTTGGCAGAAACTGGATTCAGAACAGTAAATTTCGATGAAGGTTTAACACAGTTAAATAGATTAAGAACCTATTTATCTAGTGCCACTGCCTTTGCCGGAGATGCGGGATTAACTTCTTTGTATGCTGCATACGATGTGACAGATTTTGCACCTGGAGGGATAGAGAATACAGATAATATAACTGCGGACAAAGCCCTGCTGCGAGAAATTCTAGAAGAAAAATACGTATCAACTTTTGGTACTATTTTACCTTTTGATGACTTTAGGAGAATTCGCAAAACGGATAGTGATATCGCTTTACCACTGCCAATTAATGCAGGAACTATTTATCCCGAGCGTTTTTTAATTGCACAGGATGAAATTAATGGAAATTCGAAGGCACCAAGCCCTATTCCTGATATTTTCCAAAAGACCGCAGTACATCAATAAAAACAAAAGCCCCAAAAACTTAATTTTGGGGCTTTTTATATCGGTATCTATCAAGGAATAACACTACTTGTTTATCTATCTTATTCGTAAAGTAATCAAACTATTTTTAAACTAGTCTTTTGTCCAAAGCGATTTCACTTTTTAGAGCGTACCCATAAATTTAAAGTACGTTTAACCAACCTTTAAACCCCCAAGAAAAATAAAGATACCTCTGGGACACTATTGTTTTCCTATACATAAGTTCTATACGCTGCTAAAAAAAACTCCGATAGACTTATCGGAGTTTTTTGTTATTCTGTGGCTGGATTCATTTTAAAATCTTCCATAAATTTAGTCGTGTAATTTCCCGCTAAATAATCAGGATGATCCATTAATTGCCTATGAAATGGTATGGTTGTTTTAATTCCTTCTATAACAAACTCATCTAAAGCCCGTTTCATTTTATTAATAGCCTCTTCCCTTGTTTGTGCTGTTGTAATTAGCTTTGCGATCATCGAATCATAATTCGGCGGAATAGTATACCCACTGTATACATGGGTGTCTAAACGTATTCCATGTCCTCCTGGCGTATGCAAGGTGGTAATTTTACCTGGAGAAGGTCGAAATTCATGATAAGGATCCTCAGCATTAATTCTACATTCAATAGAGTGTAATTTTGGTAAATAGTTTTTACCAGAAATTGGAACACCAGCAGCCACTAAAATCTGCTCTCTAATTAAATCGTAATCTATTACTTGTTCTGTAATAGGATGTTCTACTTGGATCCGGGTATTCATTTCCATAAAGTAGAAGTTACGGTGTTTATCTACTAAAAATTCTATAGTACCCGCACCTTCATACTTAATAAACTCAGCCGCTTTTACAGCAGCAGCTCCCATATCTTCACGAAGCTTATCGGTCATAAAAGGAGACGGAGTTTCTTCGGTTAATTTTTGGTGACGACGTTGAATAGAACAATCTCGTTCCGATAAATGACAGGCTTTACCATACTGGTCACCGACAATTTGGATTTCTATGTGACGCGGCTCTTCAATTAATTTTTCCATATACATAGCTCCATTTCCAAAAGCAGCTGATGCTTCTTGAACGGCACTATTATATAAGTCTTCCATTTTTTCTTCGCTCCAAACGGCACGCATTCCTTTTCCACCACCACCAGCAGTTGCTTTTATCATAACGGGATATCCCATTTTTTTAGCTACTTTTTTGGCATCAGTTACATCTTTTAACAAACCTTCTGAACCGGGTACGCAAGGTACCCCTGCTTCTTTCATGGTTTGTTTAGCCGTTGCTTTATCGCCCATCTTATCGATTTGGTCTCCTGAAGCTCCTATAAATTTAATCTCGTGCTCTGCACAAATTCTAGAAAATTTAGAGTTCTCAGATAAAAACCCATATCCTGGATGTATCGCATCTGCGTTTGTGATTTCGGCAGCCGCAATGATGTTCGGAATCTTTAAATAAGATTCACTACTCGCTGCTGGTCCTATACAAACAGCTTCATCGGCAAACCTTACATGTAAACTCTCTTCGTCTGCTTTGGAATAAACAGCAACTGTTTTAATTCCCATCTCTTTGCACGTTCTAATAATTCGCAAAGCTATTTCGCCTCTATTAGCAATTAATATTTTTTTGAACATCTCTTTTTGTTTTAAATTTTAAGTTTTAAGTTTTAAAGGGTTTAAATACCAATTTGTGGTGTATTTTACATTTTAAGACTTAAAATTTACTAAGATGGATCTACCAGGAATAATGGTTGATCAAATTCTACTGGAGAAGAATCGTCTACTAAAACTTTAACAATTTTTCCAGAAATTTCTGACTCAATGTCATTAAATAATTTCATTGCTTCAATAATACAAAGTACATCACCTTTCTTTATAGTGCTCCCTACTTCTACAAAAACAGGTTTTTCGGGTGATGATTTTCTATAAAAAGTACCGATAATAGGTGACTTTATGGTAACATATTTATCATTTTCAGCTTTTTCTGCATTTGCTTTAGTTTCTGCGGCAGATAGTTCTTCATGTACAGCTGAAGGAGCAGATGGCATCATTTGATTTTGTGCCATTGGTACCTGCTGTACATAAGTCGTTGGTTCACCATATGATCCTGCAGCACCTGTTCGGATGGTAATTTTGATGTCTTCCATCTCTAATTTAACCTCGCTAGCACCTGATTTAGCTACAAATTTAATCAAGCTTTGAATTTCTTTAATGTCCATCGAATTCTTGTTTAATTTAGTTGATTTTGTTAGTTGTTATTATATGCCCATTTTAAATAAATAGATCCCCAAGTAAAACCGCCACCAAAAGCAGCAAACACAAGGTTATCTCCCTTTTTTAATTGGCCCTCATAATCATTTAATAATAATGGCAGTGTGGCCGATGTTGTATTGCCATATTTTTGAATATTCATCATGACCTTATCGTGATCCAGACCCATTCTATTGGCTGTTGCGTCAATAATCCGCTTGTTGGCCTGATGCGGAACTAACCAATTGACATCGGCATCAGTTAAATTGTTGCGCTCCATAATTTTGGCAGCGGCATCGGCCATATTTGATACTGCAAATTTAAATACCGTTTTACCGTCTTGAAAAATAAAATGTTGTTTGTTTTTTACTGTTTCTTCGGACGCTGGCATAATAGAGCCCCCAGCATTCATATTTAAAAAATTACGACCAACACCGTCAGAACGTAAATATTCGTCTTGTACGCCTAGGCCATCTGTATTGGGTTCAAAAAGTACGGCACCAGCACCATCACCAAAAATGATACAGGTGGTTCTGTCCGTATAATCAATAATCGACGACATTTTATCCGCTCCTATTAATAGCACTTTTTTATACCTGCCGGATGCTACAAAGCTTGCTGCCGTTGACATGCCGAATAAAAAGCTTGAACAAGCGGCTAACAAATCAAAAGCAAATGCATTGGTAGCGCCAATTTCAGATGCAACATATGCCGCTGTAGAAGCGACTAATGTATCTGGTGTTGCGGTACCTACTAAAACTAAATCAATTTCTTTAGGGTCTATATTCCCTTTTTTTATTAAGTCTTCCGCAGCTCTTATGGCCATAAATGACGTTCCTGCCCCTTCTTCCTTAAGGATTCTTCTCTCCTTAATACCAGTCCTTGATGTTATCCATTCGTCATTAGTATCTACTAATTCCTCTAACATCTTGTTGGTCATAATAAAATCAGGAACATATGCTCCTACCGCCGTAATGGCCGCCGTTAGTTTACTCATTCCGTAAAGGTTTTTGCCCTGAAAACTTTAAAAAAAGCCATAAATTTCGTGAAAATTAGTGATTTTTAACGACTTTTTGCAACTTTTTATCTAAAAGCTATTGTTTTAACAATTTAAATAGTCTTCATAAAAAAACTCCTACTTAAAATAAGTAGGAGTCTTTGTACTGCTATAAGATACGAATTAAGCGGCTACTTCTTCAGTAGTATCGATTAAAACCTGACCTCTGTAATATAATTTACCTTCATGCCAGTGTGCTCTATGGTACAAATGCATTTCTCCAGTAGTTGGGTCTTTTGCAAGTGTTGGGGCAACAGCCTTATAATGTGTTCTTCTTTTGTCTCTTCTTGTTTTGGAAATTTTCCGTTTTGGATGTGCCATTTTACAACTTATTTATCCGTTAATAACTTTTTTAATGAATCCCATCGCGGATCCGTTTTTTTATCTTTAGTTTCTTTTATTTCTTTTGGATGCAATTCTTCTAGTTTGTCTAATGTTTCAGATTCTAAAGTACCATCTTCTACTCCTGGATGTACTTTTTTCAAAGGAACTGCTAACACTAACATTTCGTAAACATATTGCGAAATTTCTACTTGATATTCTCCGTGTGGAAGAATTAAAATTTCATCATTGTCATTATTGAACTCTTCTCCAAACTTAACCACTAACTTTAAATCAGCAGTTATGGGTTGGTCATAGGGTTCATTGGTAACATCACAATAAACATTTACCGTACCGTTTGCAGTCATTACTAACTCCAGCATGGTACTCGATTTATTTAAATCTACTACTAAATCAATAGTAGCCTCATTAAACTCATTATATTCAAAAGATTCAAAGAACGTATTGTTAACCTTAAAATCAAATTCATGTGCTCCTATCTTCAATCCTGAAAAAGGAATCATAAACTCTCTATGCTTCTTCATGTTTGACACTTAATTTTAGTGCTCCAGCCATTCAAAGGCGGGTGCAAAGATACTATTATTTTACTAAAACCCAACTTTTTAAAATAAAAAAATCTAAATGAATAAACTCAGCTTTGAGCTTATTCAATTTTTACCTAAACTCTCTTTTTAAACGCGATTTTTTTAAGGGGTTTGCGGTTAATTCGCTATACTCTTTTCTGTTTCTAAAAATTTCAATTGCGGTAAAAACAGCTTCTTTAAAAGAGCTATAATCTGCCTTTCCTTTTCCTGCAATTTCATAGGCCGTACCATGATCCGGCGATGTGCGCACCTTGTTTAGCCCAGCCGTATAATTTACCCCCTTCCCGAAAGATAAGGTTTTAAAAGGAATTAGTCCTTGATCGTGGTAAGCCGCTAATATAGCATCAAAATTTTTATAGCCATCGGAACCAAAAAAACTATCTGCGGAATAAGGTCCATATATTAATTGTCCATTATCAAACAATTCTCGAATTACAGGCTTTAAGATTTCATCATCTTCATTTCCAATAACCCCGTTATCACCACTATGAGGGTTAATCCCTAAAAGTGCAATTTTTGGTTTGCTGATCCCAAAATCTATCTTTAAAGATTTTTCAATGGTATTTATTTTACTTTTAATCAATTCAGGTGTTATCGCTTTCGCTACATCTTTAACGGCGATATGATCTGTTAAAAGCCCTACTCTTAATTCATCGGTGACCATAAACATTAAACTTTCTCCCTCCAATTCATGGGCCAAATAATCGGTATGGCCAGGAAATTTAAAATCTTCAGCCTGAATATTATTTTTGTTGATGGGTGCTGTTACTAAAACATCTATATCTCCATTTTTTAATGCTTGCACAGCTGCTTTTAACGATTTTAGGGCATAGTCTCCTGCCTCTTTTGTAGCTACTCCAAATTCAATTTTTGGGATTTCTTTCCAAACATTGACTACATTTAGTTTTCCGTCTATAGCTTTCGAGGCCTCTTGAATTCCATTATAGTTGATCTCTAATCCTAATTCTGACTTTTGGTAGCTTATCGTTTTATTCGATGCGAAAATAACTGGCGTACAAAAATCCAACATTCTTATATCTTCAAAAGTCTTTAGAACCACTTCGCAACCTATTCCGTTTAAATCGCCAATAGAAACCCCAAGTTTTATTTTTTGTCTATCCTCTGCCATGTTATTAATTGGTTTATGCTAAATTTACACTACAAAATTAGGTATTTAAAACGACAACATGTTTACTGGGATTATTGAAACTTTAGGAGAGGTTATAGAATTAAGAAATGAGGGGTCTAATTTACATCTTACGGTGAAATCGACGATAAGCCCAGAATTAAAAATAGATCAAAGCGTAGCGCATAATGGTGTTTGCTTAACAGTGGTTTCGACTAAAAACAACACCTACACTGTTACCGCTATTGAAGAAACCTTACAAAAAACAAATTTAGAGCATTTAGCGGTGGGTGATTTTGTAAATTTAGAGCGCGCCATGATTTTAGGATCTCGCTTAGACGGACATATAGTTCAAGGGCATGTAGATCAAACTGGTGTTTGCACTTCAGTCGAAGAAAAAGAGGGAAGCTGGTTTTTTACTTTCGAATACCGTACTGATTTGAACAATCATACTATTGAAAAAGGTTCTATTACCATTGATGGCACTAGTTTAACGGTCGTAGACTCTGGCAAAAACACCTTTAGTGTTGCAATCATACCCTATACCTATGAACATACCCGATTTAACACCTATAAAATTGGAACTGTTGTCAACCTAGAATTTGATGTTATTGGCAAGTATGTGGCAAAATTAATGGCGGTAAGGTAATCTTTAAAGCTTAACAGAAGGTGAAGCTCTTGTGCCTCTCTGGGCAACCCAGCTAGGATTTAAAAATTCTCCTAGTTTCACATTGAAGTATAAACTTCCATGGTTGAAGCAATTTAAAATTTAACTTGCCACACTTTACCTATACTTTTAGCAGAAAACTTAAGTCTTATTCCTCAAAGAAACTTATGGAGCTCCCAATCCAAGTGTCTTTGGTTTGGAAAGACACGTTTATTAAATCTCCTTTGCTCATTCGGGTTAAATTTACGACCGGTTTAAACCTATTTTCTGCTGTATTCCAAACAAATAAAATACGCAACTCTACCTTTGAGTTGGTTTCGGACGGTGTTTTTATTAAGGAAGCGTAGGTCACTTTTTTTTGTAATATATAGTTTTGTTTGTCTTTAATTTTATTTATTTCTTCTTGAGTTGGATTTAAATTAACCCCTTTTCCCGCAAAGGAAAACAAGGGTTTTAAAACGTATTCTTGCAAAGCAATAGTTTCTGGAAAATCATTTAAGTAATATGATTTTGGAATGTAGGTATGCGCTAACAAAGGCATCATACATTTTGAAATGATAAAAAACCAATCTGGGTGTGTTACCCATTGTACCTCAAGGTCATCATTAAGATTAAAGCCTAATTTGAGATCTTTTGCAGCTTGAATTTCGTCAAAAATTACACGATTATAAATTCTATGAATAGGGGTTTTTGATCCGTTACGCTCGTAGAATAACTTTTTGCCTTCTTTTATAACCTTCGTGATACAAACCACAGGGATTCCCAAAGCTTTTTGGGTGGCCCAAAAGTCGATTCTCGTTTTTTGCTTTTCAGGAAATAACTCTAATAGAATTACATTTTCAGGCTTTTCATTACCTAATATAACCGTTTTTAATTCTTCTAAATAACTAGCCTCATCTAATCCACTAAAAAAATAATGAAGCTTATTTTTAGCTATGCTTGGAAAGTTATTTAAATAGGCCTTACCTAAAAAAGGCTGATAAAAAAATAGGGTTGGAAATGCTTGTAATTCAATTAATTGAGGAACAATTTCGCCATCAAGGCCTTCACAAAGTCCAAAATCTATCGCTAAAAAATGAGGCTTGTTTAAAGGCGCAGGCGA
The sequence above is drawn from the Cellulophaga sp. Hel_I_12 genome and encodes:
- a CDS encoding M14 family metallopeptidase, producing MYTIDKLGVHASNDFDGARLNGFEQKNDSTVIVKIIPENTPINNSPYYAFSTWSNEPKPVYYTFEYPEGYKHRYFPKLKVDGHWTIIDSSAVFENDTIVTIKLNVTKSPIIVAAQEIQSSTHVKEWYINLANENKSTIKIGSVGKSKLNRNLPVLDIGIGEPKNKEIIVLLTRQHPPEVTGYFAFQEFLKTVTNKSDLSTAFLEKYRVIAFPIMNPDGVDLGHWRHNAGGIDLNRDWSKYHQPEIKNAVTFITKELKQNNSKLILGLDFHSTWYDVFYTNEIREETSLPDFISNWFKKLEENITNYKVNEQSANSTKPVSKGWFLMAHSAVGITYEMGDATPKETIQEIGKAAAEQMMNLLLINN
- a CDS encoding SusC/RagA family TonB-linked outer membrane protein, giving the protein MQKLFLILLIAIGAIFNGNSQTISGNVSDQSGPLPGASVLIKGTTQGATTDFDGNYTIDATTGQILVFSYIGYKSEEIVVGSQKTINVTLKEDAEALDEVVVSVLGFKEKRDNVASTYSVIGAESVTRSKEPTLINGLAGKAAGVNITGTSADPGAGSNIQIRGVSSINGSAPLIVVDGIPINNSNLEGFGSDADAGVSQQSRLNDINPDDIESIQVFKGASAGSLYGSRALGGVIVITTKRGKAGKLKASFSSSISVDQINRVHSLQQNYGQGTGGNYSPTAANSWGDKIADRSGAEDVFNTSGRYFEAANGNRYYPLASGGKNSRAVFSDSNFDQVFQNGLAQDTKISLSGGTEKATFYFSAAHLDQVGIMKNSDYKRNSLSFGNTYKFNDWLSTSAKIAYTNSSSNRIQQGSNTAGIYLGLLRNPADFDISDYIGTYYDNNGNPTPFRHRSYRRYLGDTANPTYNNPLWTIYEQTSDTKVERFLSSIDFNINAAPWLNFVIRGGLDYFNDDRVYFQPLFSGDGANNGRYKNEIFQNKEISTDFISLMNFQLSEGLSTNITLGAALNDRTRKQTYVEAIDFLYNSRLQNPSISNNIDTQQRDLILRNVRFYGQTAFEFQDLMNLNLGLTYEDASSSSKSIMYPSAEFALKFSNLFDLSTSSALSFAKLRLAYGEVGLAPDAHNFETGYETASYSTYSDAISLFAFGGGFRLNDDQGNPNLEFEKKREYEIGLDFRFFRNRLSLSGTYYYNNTRDMILNVSLDPSSGFDSFLGNIGELENKGLELEFNYDFLKKEDLTLSLFGNYSQNRNEILDLKGFPGPNFSPGSSINVTALVGQPVSVLTGSAALRNTDGSLDLDANGFPQLDTSGDKVLGDPNPDWKGALGFRANYKNLSLNVLFETSQGNDIGERTRYVLYGFGTHGDVGNEVTLTQDLINSAGTTFAAGSTVRGNIQDFGGGPVLLDESWYTSLGGGFGGSVINEFAIGDASWTRLRELSLAYTLDGKGIKKTGLESIQISATGRNLFLWTKIDGIDPDVSQFSGLGKGLDYFTNPSSKSVVFGITINY
- a CDS encoding SusD/RagB family nutrient-binding outer membrane lipoprotein, with the translated sequence MKKYINKIIYSMLLLSFIGCDSYLDVNEDPNVAIDVPPILIFKGMELADVQINSGHLMRISQMWSGQMRGINSLYQRINDYNIAPEESNSNWAHLYHGVITQNRIIQETSDDNLLKGMANVLEAHAIGTSASLFGDIPYSDVGNPEGAAFDGQLSIFEAAQILLTEAIAQLGNVPTTRRFSDDILLGGRSVSWIQVAYTLKARYYLMNGQYGEAYQNALLGVNAATNSLRYAASYAEYGTSDENSSLYNLILRGSRAGDLTTDGSYIQDILLNPLNVTSRNNAKTNESKRRDFYVLDQAKINANRLSAGNATMPLVTYEENLMILAETGFRTVNFDEGLTQLNRLRTYLSSATAFAGDAGLTSLYAAYDVTDFAPGGIENTDNITADKALLREILEEKYVSTFGTILPFDDFRRIRKTDSDIALPLPINAGTIYPERFLIAQDEINGNSKAPSPIPDIFQKTAVHQ
- the accC gene encoding acetyl-CoA carboxylase biotin carboxylase subunit encodes the protein MFKKILIANRGEIALRIIRTCKEMGIKTVAVYSKADEESLHVRFADEAVCIGPAASSESYLKIPNIIAAAEITNADAIHPGYGFLSENSKFSRICAEHEIKFIGASGDQIDKMGDKATAKQTMKEAGVPCVPGSEGLLKDVTDAKKVAKKMGYPVMIKATAGGGGKGMRAVWSEEKMEDLYNSAVQEASAAFGNGAMYMEKLIEEPRHIEIQIVGDQYGKACHLSERDCSIQRRHQKLTEETPSPFMTDKLREDMGAAAVKAAEFIKYEGAGTIEFLVDKHRNFYFMEMNTRIQVEHPITEQVIDYDLIREQILVAAGVPISGKNYLPKLHSIECRINAEDPYHEFRPSPGKITTLHTPGGHGIRLDTHVYSGYTIPPNYDSMIAKLITTAQTREEAINKMKRALDEFVIEGIKTTIPFHRQLMDHPDYLAGNYTTKFMEDFKMNPATE
- the accB gene encoding acetyl-CoA carboxylase biotin carboxyl carrier protein → MDIKEIQSLIKFVAKSGASEVKLEMEDIKITIRTGAAGSYGEPTTYVQQVPMAQNQMMPSAPSAVHEELSAAETKANAEKAENDKYVTIKSPIIGTFYRKSSPEKPVFVEVGSTIKKGDVLCIIEAMKLFNDIESEISGKIVKVLVDDSSPVEFDQPLFLVDPS
- a CDS encoding beta-ketoacyl-ACP synthase III, with product MSKLTAAITAVGAYVPDFIMTNKMLEELVDTNDEWITSRTGIKERRILKEEGAGTSFMAIRAAEDLIKKGNIDPKEIDLVLVGTATPDTLVASTAAYVASEIGATNAFAFDLLAACSSFLFGMSTAASFVASGRYKKVLLIGADKMSSIIDYTDRTTCIIFGDGAGAVLFEPNTDGLGVQDEYLRSDGVGRNFLNMNAGGSIMPASEETVKNKQHFIFQDGKTVFKFAVSNMADAAAKIMERNNLTDADVNWLVPHQANKRIIDATANRMGLDHDKVMMNIQKYGNTTSATLPLLLNDYEGQLKKGDNLVFAAFGGGFTWGSIYLKWAYNNN